From Candidatus Zixiibacteriota bacterium, one genomic window encodes:
- the ilvC gene encoding ketol-acid reductoisomerase, with translation MKVYRDKDADIPILREKSLAVVGYGNQGSAFAKNLRDSGLNVSVALPESSRTIPTAISDGFPVISNDDVHRADIILMMLPDHLHGEFCSAHLDRRLNKGQCLVFAHGYSIHFGLVSPPNGILCSLVAPHGPGRDLRTKYVNGEGISCFVAAHPEKSTSSLKIAVAIAHAIGCTRIGAFKTTFAHETLGDLFGEQALLCGGLTHLTMAVFDTLVKNGIPAENAFLETAHQLEMLAGLIRKHGISGMLDRISRTAQFGTVIAESLFANKKLKTDLQKLFDDVASGRFTDRWSAEHRAGYPKIREFKRRVNSSRFEKTSRKMRKILPDESK, from the coding sequence ATGAAAGTGTATCGCGACAAAGATGCTGATATTCCGATCTTGCGGGAGAAGTCTCTCGCAGTTGTCGGATATGGCAATCAAGGCTCGGCATTCGCGAAAAACCTAAGGGATTCCGGGCTGAATGTGTCAGTCGCGTTGCCAGAATCGAGTCGAACGATCCCTACCGCTATCAGTGATGGCTTTCCTGTGATATCGAATGACGACGTTCATCGCGCAGATATTATACTCATGATGCTCCCTGATCATCTGCATGGCGAGTTTTGCTCGGCTCATCTCGATAGAAGACTCAATAAAGGGCAGTGTCTCGTTTTCGCGCACGGATATTCGATACATTTCGGACTTGTTTCTCCTCCGAACGGGATTCTGTGTTCTCTGGTGGCGCCGCATGGACCGGGGAGAGATTTGCGAACAAAGTACGTGAATGGCGAAGGGATATCATGCTTCGTAGCTGCCCATCCGGAAAAGTCAACATCGTCACTTAAGATAGCTGTGGCGATTGCGCATGCTATCGGCTGCACTCGGATCGGGGCATTCAAAACGACGTTCGCCCACGAGACTCTCGGCGATCTATTCGGTGAGCAGGCGCTACTCTGCGGAGGATTGACTCATCTGACAATGGCAGTGTTCGATACCCTTGTGAAGAATGGCATCCCCGCCGAAAATGCATTCCTGGAAACAGCGCATCAGTTGGAGATGCTCGCCGGACTGATCCGCAAGCACGGTATCTCCGGTATGCTTGACAGAATATCTCGGACAGCGCAGTTTGGAACGGTCATCGCTGAGAGCCTTTTTGCGAACAAGAAACTAAAGACTGATCTGCAGAAGCTTTTTGACGACGTGGCATCCGGCAGGTTTACGGACAGATGGAGCGCGGAGCATCGAGCAGGGTATCCCAAGATTCGCGAATTCAAGCGCAGAGTGAATTCATCACGGTTCGAGAAAACATCCCGGAAGATGCGAAAGATCCTTCCTGATGAAAGCAAATGA
- a CDS encoding DUF116 domain-containing protein, which translates to MSIPYPRRVLENDILKRKAPPTYLLDTDFGNKLRSFGDDFIRLAESYFASETSQIECYVENRKREKSDDFSWASFPRDFYYAELAQIAVLNGAMWEDFCRAEHTVIFIPDCLSLMQDKCKRGGESNLQTCTQCVPNCVVNKIVALKERYEFAEVFAYRDQTKQFEVLLEKYKSVSFLGIACILMLADGMRTSMEKSVPAHGVPLKYCGCEHWAEQPFPTDTDIAEVERVLRLKAEFRSRPN; encoded by the coding sequence ATGAGCATCCCGTATCCGCGACGAGTCCTGGAGAATGACATCTTGAAGCGCAAGGCTCCGCCTACATATTTGCTCGACACCGATTTCGGAAACAAGCTGAGATCGTTTGGCGATGACTTCATCAGGCTCGCTGAGTCATACTTCGCCTCCGAGACGTCTCAAATAGAATGCTATGTAGAGAATCGTAAACGCGAGAAGAGCGATGACTTCTCGTGGGCATCATTTCCGCGCGATTTCTATTATGCAGAACTTGCACAGATTGCCGTTCTCAACGGGGCTATGTGGGAGGACTTCTGTCGCGCAGAACACACTGTCATATTCATTCCCGATTGCCTCTCACTGATGCAGGACAAATGCAAGCGCGGGGGAGAATCTAATCTACAGACATGCACACAATGCGTACCGAACTGCGTTGTGAACAAGATTGTCGCACTGAAAGAGAGATACGAATTTGCTGAAGTTTTCGCTTATAGAGATCAGACGAAGCAATTCGAAGTGCTGCTGGAGAAATACAAGTCTGTCAGCTTTCTTGGGATCGCATGTATTTTGATGCTTGCTGACGGAATGCGCACGAGTATGGAGAAGTCTGTTCCTGCGCACGGTGTGCCTTTGAAGTACTGCGGCTGCGAGCATTGGGCAGAACAGCCATTCCCAACCGACACCGACATTGCAGAAGTTGAGCGAGTTCTGAGATTGAAAGCCGAATTCCGAAGTCGCCCCAACTGA
- a CDS encoding class I SAM-dependent rRNA methyltransferase — protein MLESKGKLIIKDKARKSMHGRHPWVFSGAVNAVSEEIVKGDVVDIIDGRGGFFGKAFFNPESQIVARILTFDEIECSLDMIRARLERAIALRKSLPEYDQCTAWRLVYAEADHLPGLLVDYYSGYVHVQFHSAGWEPVKKDIVTMLAELTGCIAIFDGSDPEMRHKEGLYTVNETIYGDEPPDNISVVEFGRKFDVDIKKGQKSGLYLDQKFNHQNILRFATGRKVLDCFSYTGGFALAALDGGCDSLTAIESSDAAVAQLEINVALNRRGSEDVKVITGDAFEILREMADAGERFDMIILDPPAFCKSKTAIVKACRGYKDINRIAMQLLSPNGILVSCS, from the coding sequence ATGCTGGAATCCAAAGGCAAGTTGATAATCAAAGACAAGGCTCGAAAGTCCATGCATGGACGACACCCGTGGGTCTTCTCCGGTGCTGTCAATGCTGTGTCGGAGGAAATCGTAAAGGGCGACGTTGTTGATATTATAGATGGTCGTGGTGGCTTCTTTGGAAAAGCCTTCTTCAATCCAGAGTCTCAGATTGTCGCACGGATTCTGACATTCGATGAGATCGAGTGCAGCCTCGACATGATCCGTGCACGGCTCGAACGGGCGATAGCACTCCGCAAATCGTTGCCGGAATACGATCAATGCACCGCTTGGCGGCTTGTCTATGCTGAGGCAGATCATCTCCCCGGTCTGCTGGTCGACTATTATTCGGGATATGTGCATGTGCAGTTTCATTCCGCCGGATGGGAGCCAGTCAAGAAAGACATCGTCACGATGCTTGCCGAACTAACCGGATGCATTGCGATTTTCGATGGTTCCGATCCCGAAATGCGACACAAAGAAGGGCTTTATACGGTAAATGAGACTATCTATGGCGATGAACCGCCCGACAATATTTCTGTCGTTGAATTCGGTCGCAAATTCGATGTCGATATCAAGAAGGGGCAGAAATCGGGCTTGTACCTCGATCAGAAATTCAATCATCAGAACATCCTGCGTTTCGCCACCGGCCGCAAAGTGCTCGATTGCTTCTCGTATACCGGCGGTTTCGCCCTCGCAGCGCTCGATGGCGGGTGTGATTCGCTGACTGCTATCGAAAGTTCCGATGCCGCTGTCGCACAGTTGGAAATCAATGTCGCATTGAACCGTCGCGGATCGGAAGATGTGAAAGTCATTACCGGAGATGCGTTTGAGATATTGCGAGAGATGGCGGACGCTGGCGAGCGATTCGATATGATTATCCTCGATCCTCCCGCATTCTGCAAGAGCAAGACAGCTATAGTGAAGGCGTGCAGAGGCTACAAAGATATCAACCGCATAGCGATGCAGCTGTTGTCACCAAACGGCATTCTTGTGAGTTGCTCC
- the pyrE gene encoding orotate phosphoribosyltransferase, translating to MSNLLTMNPADAKNRLRELVNEKAVIRGDFILASGARSNYYVDAKFISLTSEGLAYFARVIVDIMDDLNVDLIGGMTLGADPIIGAVVAMSHLVGKPVDGIIVRKEAKGHGRGKQIEGPISEGAKVLIIEDVVTTGGSSLKAIDAVEKAGGKIAKVICLVDRLAGGRESFESKGYKFESIFTINDLDIPKQ from the coding sequence ATGAGCAATCTTCTGACAATGAATCCCGCCGACGCCAAGAACAGGCTGCGGGAATTGGTTAACGAGAAAGCGGTCATCCGCGGTGACTTCATCCTGGCTTCGGGAGCCAGATCGAATTACTACGTCGATGCCAAGTTTATTTCTCTGACATCGGAAGGACTTGCCTATTTTGCCCGTGTGATTGTCGACATAATGGATGATCTCAATGTCGATTTGATCGGCGGCATGACACTGGGAGCTGACCCGATTATCGGAGCGGTTGTCGCCATGTCACATCTTGTCGGTAAGCCGGTCGATGGGATAATCGTCCGCAAAGAGGCCAAGGGCCACGGTCGCGGGAAGCAAATCGAAGGTCCGATCAGCGAAGGTGCGAAAGTGCTCATAATAGAAGACGTGGTTACAACAGGTGGCTCATCTCTCAAAGCAATCGATGCTGTTGAGAAAGCGGGCGGGAAGATCGCCAAAGTGATTTGTCTTGTCGACAGACTGGCAGGTGGCAGAGAGTCATTTGAGTCGAAGGGATATAAGTTCGAATCGATCTTCACGATCAACGATTTGGATATCCCGAAGCAGTGA